The Lolium perenne isolate Kyuss_39 chromosome 6, Kyuss_2.0, whole genome shotgun sequence genome segment AACGAGGAAGACGACACCAAGCGCCGCCACTGTTAGGACTAGCCTGAGGTTTCCCTCGTAGCCCGACAGAACTTCCACTGCGGTGTCGCCCTCAAGGAAGGTTAGCGACGCCCACATGCGTCGCTGCAACATCTACCTCGGCAGGAGCCGTGCAAAGGAGTTCTCCCCGGTGGTTGTTCCGTAACCAGGATATCTGTAGACGTAGAACCGTCGCAGGCACCTACCGACGCAGAAGGAGATGCCGTGTCTAGCCGAGGTCCATCCCAACTGGAGAATGCGCCACTGGTGGGAGAAGATCCCGATGTGCCGGCCAAGGATCTGCCGCCACCTGCGGCCCGTTGCTGCTGACCACCATGCACCGCCCTCACCTCCTCCGATGAAAATCGCTACAGGGATCTTGAAGCAACCGCACAAGGgcctcgcccccccccccccccccccttcatcAGCTGGCAGGGATTTGCCGGCGGGCTGCAGGAATGGCGAGAAGGGGTGGAGGAGAAGGGGAGGCTGGTGGTAGCGACGATCTAGGGTTGACCCCCTGATCGCCTAGAGGGGGCGATCGAGAGCCCGCAAAAGGTTGACCCCCTCATCGCTTTGGGGGTGGGGGGGACCCAGGGCCTTAAGGTAGCAAATAAATTCACAATGTTGTATGCTTGTACCGCAAATTCCATTTTGTGTCGGTTAACACATGGACTGGAGAACTGAACACACCCATCATGTGCAACCATATATGGAACAGTCAACGGAAGAGCTGTGAAACATTAACAAAGCTGAAATCCATTGTAAACCATGCGATCGGCGTGTTCATTTTGAAATCATGCATACATGCTGGGTTTATTCTATTCCATACGTGTGAACTTTGAAGTCAGCTACTAGACTGGCGACAATTAATTAGCACCGTGCAAACCCCATATGACACGTTCTCCAGACAAGAATATCTTGGAAATGTCAGAGATCGCAGCATCATCTGTGTGCCCATCAAGCATCGGTGTTGGCTGGGGGAGCTTCCGTTGCAGCCGCGGCGGCAGGTGCTTCGGTTGCAGCCACGGCGGCAGGTGCTTCGGTTGCAGCCGCGACGGCAGGTGCCTCCGCTGCCGGAGCAGCAGCCTGCACCGGAGTGGCTTCGGCCTCCCAGAAGGAGGTCTTCTTCCCCGTCTTGGAAACCGTCTGGAAAACATCTTCAGGTGTGACGTTGCCTTTCACGGTCACCTTCTGTTGCTCCATGTCTATGTCGAAGGTCTCCACACCTGCTTCCGGGGAGAGAACAAAGATAAATTAGCAGTGAAATCCAAGCATTACAGGTGCGGATCCAATTATTTCAATCCGAAGTTGTCGGTTTCAGTTGTTGCCGTCATAGTGTAGTCGGTCCTCTTTGTGGCTAAACCGGCTGTGATCAGTTTGTGAAAGCTTTGATGGCATGTGAAGAGATAACAGATACGTGGAGAGAAAATATAACCTTGCATTTTGGTGAGGACCCTTTTGACAGCCCCCGAACAGCCTCCGCAGGACATGGCGACCTTGAGCTCAACAGTCTGCCGACAGCAAGATGAAATGATTTTGTGTCTGTTAAACTCAGCACACCATACAAGCAAGATCTGAGCTTATTTCGACTCAATTAACCTGCACAGGTTTCTATAGAGAACAAACTAAGAGTCGTCAGCTCGATCCATATGGCGCACTGCTTTCTTGCCATTTCTCGATACCAGAATCATGGAGTTCATCAGTAAGAAAGATAAAAGGACGAGAGCTGAAATTGTATTGTTCTCTCCTACTTCGTATTCACCTTCTTGGATTGATCACCATCACATAATCGCTAAGAGAAGCCATAACATGAAAGAACTTCTAAACAAAGAGATGTTTGCTAAACCAGGAGGCAGGGAAGGAGATGCCCGGATGGTACCTGAGACTCGGCTGCCATGGTTCGTGGCTGAAAGATGGATGAATCAAGAAGCTCGAAGAGTCGAAGGCTGGAGAGGACTGCAACACGGTGGTGGATGTCGATTTACGTTGGAGGGGGAGAGTTCGGTGATGCCTGTGCCTGTCCTGGATTCATGGATTGGGGGCGACTTAAATAGACACCGGAAGAAGACGCGTAGAAGCAAAACACAAGGCGGTGGACCGGTGGGTGGACGTGCACCAAACACGCATAAAGTACGGGTGAGAAAAGAATCCTCCTCGATCGGAACGGATGGGCAATGTTCGTGCCTCACCAGACCGGGCCAGCCGGCCGCTGGGCGTAGTAGTACAAGTGCCGGAAGTACACCTCCCTTGTGCAGTACAGATGTACATTTGCAATTTGCGAGATTCTGTTTCTCCAAGGCCAGGTGCGAATTGTGTCAGTAATCAGTATCAAGCATTTTGCTCACCGGCTGCTATTGCAAACTTTTCAATTTCTTGTACTCTCATAGGCTTTGCACAACTTTGCATCAGCCTCTCTTTTCCAGGTAACTCCATCTACGGTAGTTCATTTGTTAGTTTCTGCCATATATATGTTCTTGTAAGGTTTCGTGAATAATTTAATAAAAAAAAACCGTGTGCAtcttttggatgcagaagctggactGATATTTCCTCTATTTCGAAAAAAATATAGTCCTACCTCCGTTCCTGAAAAAAACTCTATAAATTTTCTCATAAGTCTTTGTGATTTAACATGCACATCTTGGGTTAGCCTCTATCTAGGTACTTTTTTTGATAAATAAACCACGTAAAAATGAGGTAAAGTGTCTTTTAGTTTTTGAGATCTTCTGGAGTGTAGATGAGTTGGATTTATAAAAATGTATGTCTACAACTAATGGATGTCTCGTCCTGTATAAGTATATATGAATATATTTCTAGCTCACTAGGTTCCATTTTGTTATCTTCTCACTTTGATTTCTGGCTTATCTAAGAAAGATAATCTTTGAGTCCCTAGCTATCACTTTTGGGATATTCTGTTATGTATTAAAAAACTTACAATTGAATGATGCTCGTTAGATTTTAATTAGAGACATAGCTATGTTACAAATGGCTTCTTGacatgtttgtttgtttgtttgtttgtttgtggtGCTTGTGTTTGTAAGCACATTGTATCTGCCGTTTGCGGCATTATTAATTTCACGCGGGGCTAAGGCCTTAAGTTTAACCTGCTTGGCTGCAAAACAATGGAATTAGCAATCAAACTTATGTGTCACTTTGAAGGGCACAATACATCTGTGCAGGTAAATTCTTATATGCAATTGGTTTTCATGAATTTTGATCATAAAAGTTATTTTTCGGAAGGGAATGTTGAGTGAACCAGATTGAAACAGGCAAGGTCAGATGCTAAAGTTAGTGATGCAGCACTTTGAAGCAAACCGTAATagcatattttaatttttttctggAGTAGCACGTTGGCATAAACATTACCTTCTAAGGTTACGATGTGTGCCTCAATATGTTTCGGTATATCAGTGTACATggggaaaatcttgaagttggcaCAATTTCTCTTGGTGCGAAAAAATCATCATTGAGATTAGCTTAATTTAGACCAGTAGATTTTGTTAGCTTAACATCTGTTTATCGGTTTTTCTTAATTTTCGCTCTGTTGGTTTTATACTCTGTGTGCGGTCATTTTTTATTGTTGCGCTTTTTGGTTTTTAGTGCTTTATTCTAGCAAAACAGTGTGCTTTTAGAAGTGTATTCTGGATAAAAGAGGCATCAGTACGTTATAGGTCTGTATGTTCATGCCTatctgatagggcaaaggtgtccgatctttcgatgagatgaagataattcgatttgttggtggagttcgtgcttgacgatccgactacacgtgcaaagctcgtgcgccaatgcaatcgctaggaaaatctccgggagttactgatcttgcgggagcaccatcctacctgaaatcgagaacaagtaagaactaaagatgcaatcagaatattgcaggtagagatgaaagcttgatagataatggtgggattctgaatattcggtcttgttctgggcgttggcctcaaaaaaagtacacgtagttgcagcaattggctaacttttaatctaatcaaaatccaaattctaatgacggctacagagggatatatatgggggaagtgaagggattttcgtccaaccagctagggtt includes the following:
- the LOC127334625 gene encoding copper transport protein ATX1, with the translated sequence MAAESQTVELKVAMSCGGCSGAVKRVLTKMQGVETFDIDMEQQKVTVKGNVTPEDVFQTVSKTGKKTSFWEAEATPVQAAAPAAEAPAVAAATEAPAAVAATEAPAAAAATEAPPANTDA